Below is a window of Uloborus diversus isolate 005 chromosome 3, Udiv.v.3.1, whole genome shotgun sequence DNA.
GCTTACAGCTTCGTTTTCATTTAATGAACCATGGATCAACCTTTGACTAAAAGTAAGAGTAACAAGTAAGTATTTGGCAAAATTGCAAGAGATTCCTCAAAACTACAATGACAAATATATAACTTACATCTTTGAGTTCCACACATACTTTTAGATTCATGGCAAGAAAAAGATTATGCCAAAACAGAAAGAGatcctatgaaaaatgaataaccTACAGATTAGTTAAACAATAAAGAcatacaaaagttaaaaaaattgtggGAAAATGACGAAGAGTAGCCTCTGCAGTTTACAGCCTCGTTTTCACTTCATGAACAATGGAtcaacatttgacaaaaaaaaaaaaaaagagtttaacaAGTAAGCATTTGGAAAAGTAGCAAGagattcatcaaaatttcaaagaCAAATATATACTTACATCTTTGAGTTCCACCCATGCTTTTAGTTTCATGCCGAGATAAAAATTATACCAAAACAGAAGCAGAtctatgaaaaatatataaattacagaTTAGTTCAATAACGAAGAAatacaaaagttgaaaatgatGATGAGTTACCTCTACAGTTTACAGCTTCTGATTTCACACAAATAAATACATTACAGGttagttaaacaaaaaaatacaaaaggcaaaaaaaaatagtattcttTTTTTCATCTTACCTCTTCAGCTCTGCAGATCAAGAACATGGAAAATGTATAATGCTTGAGTTTCTAAATGAtgcaatatagtttttttttttttttaaattcatttgaattattaTTGTTTGCAGCTTGAAATAGTGAAATGTCAAATTTTCACCTGTAACCCTAGGCAAGGGGCCCTACATGTGGGTACTGTCAGCCGGAGCCAGCTGAGCCCACGTTTTTTATAGAGGTTTGCTCCTCTCGCTCCAAAAATTTCTTCTTACGAACTACACTTTGACTCAACATAATGCATGtaataatcaaagtaaaatttattaagttttgttGAAGTGGTTTTCCATAGTTCATGATCAAATAATATATGTTCCATATGAACATAATTTGGCTGCTtgtaaaacaaagcaaaaacacATTCATTTAGATTACTGATAGCCAACTGTCCCTGTACCTGAAGATAATATTTATGCTTTTTCTTCAAGGTCCATTTGTCTTCAATAAAACTCAAACAGAAATCGGGGTTCTCTGCTAACTCCTCTAAACTCTTGCCAAGTATGTTGTACGCACATTTTATCTCTAGGAGAAAGGTATCATTTCCATCATGCATCAGGCCATCAGGAGAAGCTGCAAGATGTGGAAAAAATGGGCTTGTAATGAGGCCGACATTTCGAATTATGTGTTTCGGGTATGCTGTTCGAACGTAGCCTCTCACAACAGATTCGAACGTTCTGCCATACTTTATCGGTGCAAAATTGAGTTCTTGATTCTGGGACACATACAACTGTTCACAATACTTAACAAAATCAGCTCTTCTGTGAACTATTTCGTAAAACTTAGAAGCTGTAAGACGCAATAAACGCTCCTTTCTCCACAAAGTGCATGCATGTTGTTGTGTTGTACTCAGTTCAAGTTCCCacatttcttcaattttgaatattaatttagATTTCATCAGAGGTGATACTCGTTGAATTTCTTCAATTAATGGATATTCTGAAAGTACCAGTGCAGGTAATGGAGGCATATATTTGCTACAGTTATCCAAATACATGGGCCAAACAGACATATACTGTGCGCTCTTTCCATCATTATTTTCGAACAAAGCGGACACATTAACGGGTTCAACGGTGCAGGAGAGCTTACGCTTACCATACAATTCTCGGCATTTTTTTGGACTTAATTTCACAGGCTTAGGCCTATGCCAAGCTTGCAATTTTTCTGTAGGTGCTAAGTATAGCTCTTGCCTGCTGTAGTCTTCTAATGCATGCAAAAGTGCAAAAGCATGCTTACATGAGGCTGGGGGTGGTCCAGCTGGACAAGAGCATATGCAAGTGATAACCTATAAAACATAAGGAAACGAGAATATGAGATGAAAGTGGTCTTGAAAAacatgagaaaataaaataatactgatAAAAACGCTTATGGATACTATGTATGATTTCTTTCAGAAAGTTATATTTTATATGTAATACATATTTCCAGACACATGCTGAATGGACTACAGCATTTCAACTAAAAACAGTGGTTGCAGTACACTTCAGTGTACCCTGTACTTATTACTAGGTAAATAAGGGTTAACCAGTTGAATGAGGAGCAAGAATGATTGTGGAACTGTTTGAAAATCCAGAAAATTTCCACACTGAAAGCTGAAGTTTctcaaataattttcttaacaaagTGTCTTTCTTACTAGGCTAAAATTTAGTACTTTACATTGTAGCATTCGAAACAGTAGTTGTTTCAGTCAAGTGAAATACAGTTAAAAGCTTATGAAGTAAAATTCAGTACAAAACCTTATTTTCAGCATCCACTTTTGTTGTGACCACATAAACtgtgtttttcttcatttcagcTTTCACTTTTCCTTCAATACAAAACTCATTTCCAACCTGTAAATACaacattaatttgttttattttttatttgcataataCATCACACTTCTGCATGGTATagtgaaggaaaataaaatggaaTACTACTCTATATTGTGTTCAGAGGCAAGATGACTAGATTTAAACTTTTAATCTACTTTTTCTATAATTAGAGTAAAAAGCTATTGCTAAACATCAATAGAGAAGagaaatacaaattttagaaTCTTCTTTAGGTTTCAAAGAGTTTAAATATTGATATCCAAAGCAAAAGCATTATACACCCACTCTGTTTACTAGCTTATAGGGAGAAATCTCATGATCCAAAAAGCCTACATAGAGAAAATTCTTCTTGCAATCTGAAACATGTTATCCTGGTCCTTTAATCAATTGCTAACGTGTAATGACCTATGAAAAAAAGACTACAGCCACAGATTAGAAAAAGTATTTAAGCTGGCATTCAACACACTAATTTTTCTGTCCTGGttttaaacaatataaaatttaaggaaaataaaataaaataaagtaacataATAATCAAATAGCAATTTTCAATAGACAAGAAAGAACAGCTAAAAACGCTAAGTTATAACACTGTAGAAACATCTTCACcaatcttttataaaaattatctaGATATTATAAATTACGGGACAAACTTTCTTGTGGTATCAAAATTATGATGCTCAGTTTCtgaaaagaaaacgaataaaGCTTCACTGGTCACATTGCGTGCTACAATTTATATTCTGCTTGTCTAGCGGTTATTCTTTTGGTCCTACACCAACAGATCATTGTTAATCTATAACAATACAAGaatgactaaaatttaaaagcaattttttgtaAGGCCGAAGGGGATAACTGATAGCCTcttaaatgacaggcctgctaaGTTCAGGACTCTTCTAGTGATCAGTTTGCAATTGTTTAGCATACATCATTTTGAAGCATGGCGATAATGATCTAGCAGGATtcattgatatttatttaaaattttttccgtccaaaaataaattattaatcgATGAAATTCAGATAATAATGTCAGTTGCctaaaaacaatatcaaaaaacTCAGTTAAACAATTAACATCATTCCGTAATGGATTTGATTTGATATAATACGGTACAAAAATGTGCATAACActctaaaataacaattttaagaaTCGAAAGAAAACAAAGATCGCTTGGGAAATTTGAAAGACATTTGATAAAAAATTACGGTAGAATATTTGAAGAACAATAACTTTTTATATAAGTAGTTCCACTTACCTGCTGAAATCGTATGTTCGAAACAAACTTTTCCTTAAACATCCTCAGACCTTTCTTTGGCTCAGCGATTATATTAGTTTGCACCGAAAGCAATTTACTAACATTTTCTGAATACTCATATATTTCCATCATGCTAAAGTCTTTTAGATATAATGGTGTAACTAAAATACTCTCCATCATGAACTCATATGCTTCCGCAAAATCGTCAATAATAGCGATATGAAGCAGCTAAGTGGGCAGTAATGGATTCCAAAATAATACAGCAAAGTTGCATAGATCACGTGTCCTATGCTAAAGTCACGTGTCCTATGGAAAACAAACCTGCTGTGACGTCACGTGAAAGTATCCCATTCAGTGACTTTTTGGTTCCCTTTTGCGTTTTCAGACGGCTTAACGCAAGCTCATTTCCAAACCAGAAGTTGAATCCACATCATCCCCTCTCTCACCATAGGTTTGAAAAATTGAAGGATCATCAAACTcgtaccgccccccccccccctaccggTTTTGGTCTTGCGACGGAACTAGCCTAAAACTATGTTGGGGACTCATAAGTCGAAATAAACTTCCTAGATCCCCCGCTCCCTAGGCTACGTCACCGGTAGCTACCGattggttgatcacatgacagctaatgatgTAAGCGCATGCTACAGCATAAGAGCTAACGTCATCATTTGCCATGTGATCGACCAATTGGCCAGTATCGTTTGGTAGGCTGCCGGCGATAAACGAACGCAAGCTATTTGAGCTTTTAAATTACCCTTTGACCTCCTTTTACCGATAATGACGTCGTCCAGAACCAAAAGCTAGATCGGCCCTTGCCTTTGACTCAATTAATTTATTATGTAAGAAATATTTGTTATCAAAGAAAGGTTTTTCAACATACTCTTGCAGCGCAGATTGGGAACGGAAAATAACTATAGGTGGCGCTATAATCAGGATAAAAAAGAAACCAGCATCTCTGCTACAATGTCCCTGCTACGGTATGAAGCTAGCAATGAATCATTACCTTTCTACTTCTTTTTAGTGATATTCTTGCattgttttcatattttgtgcTTGGTTTGTGAAGATGTGGTTATTCTTAATGCATCAATTATTCATAAACTGTTgatttattggttttcttttcCTATTTTGATTTGTAGTATTGGTTTTGCTGCACGTCCATTCTTTGACTCTTTAgttcgaaatgggaagattgggcgcggGAACATtaggcgccgagcactttgggcgccgggaacattgggcgccaagCATTTTGGGAGCTGGGAACTTTGGGCACCGAGTATTTTGGACGCCGGGAACTTTAGGCGTCAAGCACTTTGAGCAAGTTCTTCACACAAACGATCGAGTGATTTCTATACTCCTGGACGGTGCAACGAAATGGGAAGAACTTGGTATCTCTTCTAAAAGAATGGATCATCTCGAAGGACTGGCTGCAAAGAGTAAAAATACCGCTTGAACAGAaccaaataatttcatttttttgaggaCACATCTTTGCAGCATTTAgtccaattaaatttaatgaatgaaCCCCACAAGGTGAAAATAGAGCAAGtgggttttcatttaaaattcggTTTTAACTTCTTTCAGAGTGCCCTTCATGTTCGACACATTCTTGAACACTTGTCATCTGCAATCTTCTAATCTAATGGAGTTCAATGTTTTTTAAGGCAATTCATCAATTATTGAGTAATATCAAATCccatttttttctgataaattcaGAAACTCAATAAATCTCtcctgaaaaaaactttttttgttttcgatttaattattaacaataatattggaaaaacgtttttttttttttctatttctaattTTAACTTTGATCTATTGTCTACTATCTTTCTAAAGTTACTGTTGGTGTTCATTTCTACACAGGAAGAttgcatattattattattttgcactgATTGAACTAATCGTTTTCGTGCCGATAAATACCaagttatctttaaaaatgtAGCTAGAATATACTTGTATCATAGCAGATCCTAGTAGTTTAGCAATATATACTACTCAGGGTCCGTTTCCTGAGTGGTTtacgttgcaaaatattttcgtatCTCA
It encodes the following:
- the LOC129219376 gene encoding uncharacterized protein LOC129219376 encodes the protein MFKEKFVSNIRFQQVGNEFCIEGKVKAEMKKNTVYVVTTKVDAENKVITCICSCPAGPPPASCKHAFALLHALEDYSRQELYLAPTEKLQAWHRPKPVKLSPKKCRELYGKRKLSCTVEPVNVSALFENNDGKSAQYMSVWPMYLDNCSKYMPPLPALVLSEYPLIEEIQRVSPLMKSKLIFKIEEMWELELSTTQQHACTLWRKERLLRLTASKFYEIVHRRADFVKYCEQLYVSQNQELNFAPIKYGRTFESVVRGYVRTAYPKHIIRNVGLITSPFFPHLAASPDGLMHDGNDTFLLEIKCAYNILGKSLEELAENPDFCLSFIEDKWTLKKKHKYYLQVQGQLAISNLNECVFALFYKQPNYVHMEHILFDHELWKTTSTKLNKFYFDYYMHYVESKCSS